Proteins encoded by one window of Musa acuminata AAA Group cultivar baxijiao chromosome BXJ2-9, Cavendish_Baxijiao_AAA, whole genome shotgun sequence:
- the LOC135622187 gene encoding G-type lectin S-receptor-like serine/threonine-protein kinase LECRK3, whose product MASFVLFRHPCVLIMLLLFLGPSNAQRYRNISLGSSLTPLGRNTSWLSPSGDFAFGFHPLPTNSSMFLLAIWFEKISSKTMVWYANGDNPVEAGSKVELTTDGRLSLKDSTESEVWNAGITNASYAAMLDTGNFMLVNSQGSPRWQSFQVPSDTILPSQVLDLGSHLSAHLMDDDYSSGRFTLQVQTDGNLVLYTVATPSGFQYDAYWASNTVGNGSQLVFNVSGIYFAQMDNSKVAITSSGVHSTQDFYQRATLDADGVFRHYIHPRNGLTVGVWSDGWTPVAFQPPDICQVTNSGAGSGACGFNSYCRFNENQHVDCECPPQYSFLDADRKYRGCKPDFAAQSCEADASETHELYEFTVMTNVDWPSSDYEQYGSIDEEQCREECLTDCFCAVAIYDDGNCNKKRLPLSIGRTGSYGNKKVLIKVPKANQSESVPPCSIRQNKGKRTWILLGSLLLGASVFVLLTAILVVIYCTCSRRSRELQPASILSALSLQPFTYNELKEASDGFREELGRGGSSVVYKGFLQDEARTCVAIKKLDKVFPETQKEFMNEVETIAKTYHKNLVRLLGFCYEGAERLLVYEYMSKGSLMGFLFANERPEWNQRIPIALGIARGLQYLHEECFSQVIHCDIKPQNILLDDNFTTRISDFGLAKLLRTDQTRTKTDIRGTKGYVAPEWFRNTGITSKVDVYSFGVVLLEIICCRRNVRPEAQNEEESILAYWVNDCFRDGRLDLVVEGDDQAISDMRRVERFVKVALWCIQEDPSLRPTMQKVTQMLDGSTAVPGPPDPSSYISSIQ is encoded by the coding sequence ATGGCATCCTTTGTTCTCTTCAGGCATCCTTGTGTGCTCATCATGCTACTTCTGTTTCTTGGCCCTTCAAATGCTCAGAGATATCGGAACATAAGCTTGGGCTCCTCTCTTACTCCGCTTGGCCGAAACACCTCTTGGCTCTCCCCTTCGGGCGACTTTGCTTTCGGGTTCCATCCCCTTCCGACCAACAGCAGCATGTTCCTGCTGGCTATCTGGTTCGAGAAGATATCGAGCAAAACGATGGTTTGGTATGCCAATGGTGACAATCCCGTGGAGGCTGGGTCCAAGGTGGAGCTGACGACGGATGGGCGGCTCTCGCTCAAGGACAGCACCGAGAGTGAGGTGTGGAATGCCGGAATCACCAACGCCTCTTATGCTGCTATGCTCGACACTGGCAACTTCATGCTCGTGAATTCTCAAGGTTCGCCTCGATGGCAGAGCTTCCAGGTGCCTTCAGACACCATATTGCCGTCGCAAGTGTTGGATCTCGGCAGCCACCTTTCCGCTCATTTGATGGATGATGATTACTCCAGCGGAAGATTCACCCTCCAAGTCCAAACTGATGGCAATCTCGTGCTTTACACAGTGGCTACCCCATCCGGCTTTCAATATGATGCTTATTGGGCTAGCAATACCGTCGGAAATGGATCGCAACTTGTCTTCAATGTGTCAGGCATCTACTTTGCCCAAATGGACAATAGTAAAGTCGCCATTACTTCCAGTGGAGTGCACTCGACGCAAGATTTCTACCAAAGGGCAACTCTTGATGCCGATGGGGTCTTCAGACATTACATACACCCAAGGAATGGCTTAACAGTTGGCGTGTGGAGCGATGGCTGGACGCCGGTGGCTTTCCAGCCCCCTGATATATGCCAAGTGACCAACTCAGGTGCAGGGAGTGGCGCTTGTGGATTCAACAGCTATTGCAGGTTCAATGAAAACCAACATGTCGATTGCGAGTGCCCACCACAGTATTCCTTCCTGGATGCAGACAGAAAGTACAGAGGGTGCAAGCCTGATTTTGCTGCCCAGAGTTGTGAGGCTGATGCATCGGAGACGCATGAGCTATATGAATTCACAGTCATGACAAATGTTGATTGGCCTTCATCGGACTATGAGCAGTATGGCTCCATAGATGAGGAACAATGCAGAGAGGAGTGCTTAACGGATTGTTTTTGTGCGGTTGCTATCTATGATGATGGGAATTGCAATAAGAAGAGGCTTCCCCTTTCCATCGGGAGGACCGGCAGCTATGGCAACAAAAAAGTCCTCATCAAAGTGCCCAAAGCTAATCAGTCGGAATCCGTACCTCCATGTTCAATTCGCCAGAACAAAGGCAAAAGAACCTGGATATTGCTAGGATCGCTGCTCCTGGGGGCCTCCGTATTTGTGTTGCTCACAGCCATCCTCGTGGTGATCTACTGCACTTGTTCTAGGAGGTCACGTGAGCTTCAGCCTGCCTCAATCTTGTCAGCATTGAGTCTCCAGCCTTTCACTTATAACGAGCTCAAGGAAGCCAGCGATGGCTTCAGAGAGGAGCTAGGCAGGGGTGGTTCCAGTGTGGTATACAAGGGGTTCTTGCAAGACGAGGCTCGAACTTGTGTCGCAATCAAGAAACTCGATAAGGTATTTCCAGAGACACAGAAGGAATTCATGAACGAAGTGGAAACCATTGCCAAAACATACCATAAGAATCTGGTGCGGTTGCTGGGATTCTGCTACGAAGGAGCCGAACGGCTTCTGGTTTACGAGTACATGAGCAAAGGTTCATTGATGGGATTCCTCTTTGCAAATGAGAGGCCAGAGTGGAACCAAAGGATCCCGATCGCTCTTGGAATCGCAAGGGGCCTCCAATACTTGCATGAAGAGTGCTTCAGTCAAGTTATCCATTGTGACATAAAGCCTCAGAACATATTGTTGGATGACAATTTCACTACAAGGATATCGGATTTTGGCTTGGCCAAGCTTCTGAGGACAGATCAGACTCGGACAAAGACAGATATTAGGGGAACCAAAGGCTACGTCGCACCCGAGTGGTTCAGGAACACAGGGATAACATCGAAGGTTGATGTGTACAGCTTTGGTGTGGTGCTGCTGGAGATCATATGTTGCAGAAGGAATGTGCGGCCTGAAGCGCAAAACGAAGAGGAGTCCATACTGGCATACTGGGTAAATGATTGCTTCAGAGATGGTAGATTGGACTTGGTCGTCGAGGGTGATGACCAAGCAATCTCTGATATGAGGAGGGTGGAAAGGTTCGTGAAGGTGGCCCTTTGGTGCATCCAAGAGGATCCTTCGCTGAGGCCAACGATGCAGAAAGTAACTCAGATGCTAGATGGTTCGACGGCAGTCCCTGGACCGCCTGATCCTTCCTCCTACATCAGCTCGATTCAGTGA